A stretch of the Marinobacter sp. JH2 genome encodes the following:
- a CDS encoding rubredoxin, with amino-acid sequence MKKWQCVVCGLIYDEAEGWPEDGIEPGTLWEDVPEDWECPDCGVGKEDFEMIEIS; translated from the coding sequence ATGAAGAAGTGGCAGTGTGTGGTTTGCGGGCTGATTTACGATGAAGCGGAAGGCTGGCCGGAAGACGGTATCGAGCCCGGAACGCTTTGGGAAGATGTGCCAGAAGACTGGGAGTGCCCGGACTGCGGCGTGGGTAAGGAAGACTTCGAGATGATCGAAATCAGCTGA